GCTGCAGCGCTCGAAGCGCTACGCGATGCTGGTCGAGGACGGGGTGGTGAAGCTCTTCCACGCCGAGGAGAGCCCGGGCACCTGCGAGATCTCGGGCGGCGAGGCGCTGCTGGCCGCGCTCTGAGCCGAGACACGACCGGCGGCGCTGCTGGCGTCGCCGGATTTGCGTATTTGGAAAGAGAAGAAGGACAAGGCTGCGCTTCTTCTCTTTCCAAATACGCATGGCGCGACCTTGCCGCGGGCGCGGCGGGTGGCAGGGGCGCCGCGCCGGGCGCCGCCGCCCGGCGCTTCTCGCCTGCGGCTCAGAGCGAGTCGAGCTTGCGCGCGAGCTTGGCGTCGAGCGCCGAGAGCCCGCCCACGTCATGGGTGGTGAGCTTCACCTCCACCGTCCTGTAGACGTTGCGCCAGTCCGGGTGGTGGTTCCACTTCTCGGCCCAGAGCGCGGCGCGGGTCATCCAGCCGAAGGCCTCGGTGAAATCGGCGAAGGTGAAGGTCTTGCAGAGCGTGTCCTCGGCCTCGTTCAGCTCCCAGCCGTTTTCGAGCAGCGGGGCCAGCATCGTGTCGCGGCCGGTGTCGGAGAGCTTTTCGGTCATTGGGTGTCCTTCCCGTGGTCCTTTCGGAACGGCCCGTAGGCGGTGAGCACCTCGATGTCCTCGTCCACGGCCCGTGCCTCGGCCTCCAGATAGTGCGCCACGGCGCGGGCAAAGCCCTTGTCGGGGAACCAGTGCAGCGAATGGGTCAGGCTCGGCAGGTATCCGCGCGCCAGCTTGTGCTCGCCCTGCGCCCCGGCCTCGACCCGCGACAGATCCCGCGCGATGGCGAAGTCGATGGCCTGATAGTAGCACGCCTCGAAATGCAGGCAGGGGTGATCCTCGGTGCAGCCCCAGTAGCGGCCGAACAGCGCGTCGCGGCCGATGAAGTTGAGCGCGCCCGCCACCGGCCGGCCGTCGCGCTCGCAGAGCACCAGCGCCACGTCGCCGCGCATCGTCGCATGGACCTCGTCGAAGAAGGCGCGGGTCAGGTACGGGGTGCCCCACTTCCTGCCGCCGGTGTCCTGGTAGAAGGTCCAGAAGGCGTCCCAGTGTTCGGGCTCGATCTCGTCGCCGGTCAGCATGCGGATGTCGCCGCCGAAGTCCTGCGCCCGGGCGCGCTCCTTGCGGATCGCCTTGCGCTTGCGCGAGCTGAGGTCGGCGAGGAAGGCCTCGAAATCCGCGTAGCCGCGGTTCAGCCAGTGGAACTGCTGGGTGATCCGCCGCAGGAGCCCCATGCGCTCGCCGGCGATGGCCTCGCCTTCGGTGCAGAAGGTGACATGCAGCGAGGAAAGGTCGTTCTCGGCAGTGACCTGCACCGCGCCCTGCACCAGCGCCGTCATGCCCTCGGCCTCGTGGCCGGGGCGGGTGAGGAAGCGCCGCCCGGTGGCGGGGGTGAAGGGCACGGCGATCTGCAGCTTGGGATAGTAGCGCCCGCCCGCCTGCTCGTAGGCATGGGCGAAGCTGTGGTCGAAGATGTACTCGCCCTGGCTGTGGCCCTTGGCGTAGAGCGGCGCCACGGCGATGATCCGTCCTGCCTTTTCCGCCACGAGGTAGCGCGGGTCCCAGCCGGTGCCGCGCCCGACCGAGCCGGAGCGCTCGAGCGCGCGCAGGAAGCGCCAGGTGGTGAAGGGATCGTCCGGGCGTCCGCCCTGCGCCGCCTCGGGGCAGGCACAGGCGTCCCAGTCCTCCTCGGCGATCTGCTGCAGCGAGGTCAGCATCCGGACGGCGATGGCGCCGCCAGTGGCCTGGTCCGGGCGGTGGCTCTGATCGGTCATGGCGTGATCTCGGCGCTGGGCATCCTGTGGGCACTATCTGACCCCGGCGGCGCCGGGATCAAGACACGCTCACGCGAGATAATGCTCGAAGGTCACGTTCTGGGCCACGGCGCGGGCCTGTGCCTCCTGCTCGGGCGAGCGGATGGTCCAGCAGAGGATCGCCGCGCCCTGCTGCCTGAGCTCGGCCACGCGCGGCGAGGCGAGATCGGTCCAGCCGTGCGAGATGAAGCTGGCGCCGGTGCGGGCGTAGTCGGGGATGCCGCGCAGCTCCTCGAGCCGCGAGCCCGGCACGCCCGGCCAGTCGTGGGGGGCGAAGGCCTCGGTGGTCAGCCCGCGCGGCACCTTCGGGGCGAGCCGGGCCATGCGCGCGACGGAATGCGGGTTGAAGGACATGACCGCGACCGGGCCCTCGTAGCCGCGCAGCGCGTTGGTCACGGCGGTCTCGAGCGGGCCGACGTCCGGCCCGAGCGCGCCGTCCTGGTCCTTGATCTCGATGAGCAGCGGCACGCGGCCGGCGACCAGTTCCAGCACCTCGGCGAGGGTCGGGATGCCCTCGTCGCTGCCCTTCAGCCGCAGCGCCGAGAGCTCGGCCGCGTCGCGCGCGCCGAGCAGCCCGCGCGCCCCGGTCAGCCGTTCGAGCCGCTCGTCGTGAAAGACCATCGGCACCCCGTCGGAGGAGAGCTGCAGGTCGATCTCGATGCCGTAGCCCGCCTCGATCGCGGCGGAGATGGCGGACAGGGAATTCTCGGGGCGGCCCGCCGCGAGGTCGTGCAGGGCGCGGTGCGCGATGGGCCGTTCGAGAAAGGCGGCGGGCAGATCGGTCATCAGGCGAGCTCGAAGATCGCTTCGATCTCGACCGCCACGCCGAGGGGCAGGGCCGCGGCGGAGACGGCGGAGCGCGCGTGCTTGCCGGCGTCGCCGAAGACCGCGACCATCAGGTCCGAGGCGCCGTTGATCACCTTGGGCTGCTCGGTGAACTCGGGGGTGGAGTTGACGAAGCCCACCAGCTTCACCACGCGCTTCAGCTTCGACAGGTCGCCGTCGCAGGCGGCCTTGGCCTGGGCGATCAGCGCCAGCGCGCAGCGCTGCGCGGCCTTGGCGCCGGCCTCGACATCGAGCGTGTCGCCGAGCTTGCCGGTGATCAGGCCGTCCTCGCCCATGCTGATCTGGCCCGAGACGTAGAGCATGGTGCCGCTCTTCACGAAGGGCACGTAGTTCGCGGCCGGGGCAGGGGCGTCCGGCAGCGTCAGGCCGAGCTCTTCAAGGCGGGCGGTGATATCGGTCATGGGGGCCTCCTTCTGGTCTGAGCGGACGCTAGACCCCGGCGGGGGCAAAGAAAAGGGGCCGCGATCCGGATGGATGCGGCCCCTCATCAAAAGTGTGGCGCGTCGTTACTCGCGGAACGCCTTCGAGAAGTAGTCGGTGAAGGGTTTCACGAGGTAGGCGAGCGGGGTGCGGTCCGCGGTGCGCAGGAAGGCCTCGACCGGCATGCCGGGCACCAGGGTCGAGCCCTCGGGCAGGCGTTCGATCTGGCCCTCGTCGAGCATGATCTCGGCGCGGTAGAAGCTGGACGAGGTGTGCTGGTCGGTGAAGG
The Salipiger sp. H15 DNA segment above includes these coding regions:
- a CDS encoding 4a-hydroxytetrahydrobiopterin dehydratase is translated as MTEKLSDTGRDTMLAPLLENGWELNEAEDTLCKTFTFADFTEAFGWMTRAALWAEKWNHHPDWRNVYRTVEVKLTTHDVGGLSALDAKLARKLDSL
- a CDS encoding GNAT family N-acetyltransferase, which translates into the protein MTDQSHRPDQATGGAIAVRMLTSLQQIAEEDWDACACPEAAQGGRPDDPFTTWRFLRALERSGSVGRGTGWDPRYLVAEKAGRIIAVAPLYAKGHSQGEYIFDHSFAHAYEQAGGRYYPKLQIAVPFTPATGRRFLTRPGHEAEGMTALVQGAVQVTAENDLSSLHVTFCTEGEAIAGERMGLLRRITQQFHWLNRGYADFEAFLADLSSRKRKAIRKERARAQDFGGDIRMLTGDEIEPEHWDAFWTFYQDTGGRKWGTPYLTRAFFDEVHATMRGDVALVLCERDGRPVAGALNFIGRDALFGRYWGCTEDHPCLHFEACYYQAIDFAIARDLSRVEAGAQGEHKLARGYLPSLTHSLHWFPDKGFARAVAHYLEAEARAVDEDIEVLTAYGPFRKDHGKDTQ
- a CDS encoding glycerophosphodiester phosphodiesterase family protein, coding for MMTDLPAAFLERPIAHRALHDLAAGRPENSLSAISAAIEAGYGIEIDLQLSSDGVPMVFHDERLERLTGARGLLGARDAAELSALRLKGSDEGIPTLAEVLELVAGRVPLLIEIKDQDGALGPDVGPLETAVTNALRGYEGPVAVMSFNPHSVARMARLAPKVPRGLTTEAFAPHDWPGVPGSRLEELRGIPDYARTGASFISHGWTDLASPRVAELRQQGAAILCWTIRSPEQEAQARAVAQNVTFEHYLA
- a CDS encoding RidA family protein yields the protein MTDITARLEELGLTLPDAPAPAANYVPFVKSGTMLYVSGQISMGEDGLITGKLGDTLDVEAGAKAAQRCALALIAQAKAACDGDLSKLKRVVKLVGFVNSTPEFTEQPKVINGASDLMVAVFGDAGKHARSAVSAAALPLGVAVEIEAIFELA